In Coriobacteriia bacterium, the sequence GTTCATCACCAACTACTGCGCGATCCTGCTCGCCGGATCCGCGATGTTCGGGCTGCTCGGCTTCCCGCGGGTCGCGATGGCCGAGCGCTCCCCCGCCGCCCGGCGCGTTGCCGTCATCGTGGTCATCGTGCTCGCGGTGGTCATTTCGGTGCCGCTCGGGTACCAGACCTATCAAGTCGCGCGCACCAACATCTCCGAGAGCCGAGTCCACGACGCAGCCGACGCGTGGCTCGCGGGAACCGACTTCCGGGTGCTCGCGGTGTCCGCCGAGGACGACATCCTTCTCTCGGTGTCGGGCATGGGAAAGCTGCCCTCGACGGCGCCGCTTCAGGCATCACTCATGGGCAAGCTGGGCGGACGCCCGGTGACGGTCGAGTACCACCCGAGCGAGACGGTCATCGTCCAGACGCAGTGAGGGCTAGGCGGTGCGGCCGATGACACGGCCGACCTCCTGCGCCGACGCACCCATGCTCACGAGCGCGTTGATCAGTAGGTCAAGCGACACCGATGCGTCGGCCGCCTCGATCTTGGCCACGCGCGACTGGCTGGACCCGATGCGTTGCGCCAGCTTCGACTGAGTCCACTGCCGCTCGTGGCGCACCTGCCGCACGTAGCCGCTCAGGGCGAGACGTATCTCGACGAGCGTCGTCTCTTCTGGCGTGAGTTGCAGGAAGTCCGCCGCGTCACCGGTTCGCCATCCGGCGGCGTGAAGCCGTGCCTTCTTCGCAGCATCCACGATCGTCGCCTC encodes:
- a CDS encoding XRE family transcriptional regulator, whose translation is MDAAKKARLHAAGWRTGDAADFLQLTPEETTLVEIRLALSGYVRQVRHERQWTQSKLAQRIGSSQSRVAKIEAADASVSLDLLINALVSMGASAQEVGRVIGRTA